One window of Candidatus Methylocalor cossyra genomic DNA carries:
- a CDS encoding efflux RND transporter permease subunit, whose amino-acid sequence MSKFALRFPYFIIVACLMTVVLGLSSLVRMPVDMFPNINIPVVVVATFYSGMPPQQIETTITSPFERMFTLASNVDHIESRSLPGVSLIKIYFQPGSSADAALTSVSNLAMAQLRRLPQGTLPPVILKSDASSMPVTLVTFKGQGLSEKDLFDIARYNVRNQLAAVPGSSVPMPFGGKTRQIQVYVDPVKMQAYDLSVMDVVKGINASNLILPAGFSRIGNFTYNIYTNSQIDAMADINRVPLKTVGQAAVTVGDIGSAKDDTMIQTNIVRIDGQRSVYVPVLKQGGDTNTISVVNGVKDILTHLLDVPKNLITNAVFDQSLFVKSAIENLAHEGLIGLVLTGLMILIFLGSARGTGAVMLSIPLSALATFFVLQLGGSSINTMVLGGLALAFSRLIDNSVIVLENIFRHLEMGESPAVAAEEGGARWRYRS is encoded by the coding sequence ATGTCCAAGTTCGCACTGCGTTTTCCCTACTTCATCATTGTCGCCTGCCTGATGACCGTGGTGCTCGGGTTGTCGAGCCTGGTTCGCATGCCGGTGGACATGTTTCCCAACATCAACATTCCCGTGGTGGTGGTGGCGACTTTTTATTCGGGGATGCCACCCCAGCAGATCGAAACGACTATCACCAGCCCCTTCGAACGAATGTTCACCCTGGCGAGTAACGTCGATCACATCGAATCGCGCTCGCTGCCGGGGGTTAGCTTGATCAAAATCTACTTTCAGCCGGGCTCCAGCGCCGATGCGGCCTTGACCAGCGTCTCCAACCTGGCCATGGCCCAGCTGCGACGGCTTCCCCAGGGCACCTTGCCGCCGGTCATCCTGAAGTCGGACGCTTCCAGCATGCCGGTCACCTTGGTGACCTTCAAGGGGCAGGGGCTGTCGGAGAAGGATTTGTTCGACATCGCCCGCTACAACGTCCGCAACCAGCTGGCAGCGGTGCCTGGTTCTTCCGTGCCCATGCCGTTTGGAGGCAAGACCCGCCAGATCCAGGTGTATGTGGATCCGGTCAAAATGCAGGCTTATGACCTCAGCGTCATGGACGTGGTCAAGGGCATCAATGCCTCCAACTTGATTCTTCCGGCGGGCTTCTCGCGCATCGGCAATTTCACCTACAACATCTACACCAACAGCCAGATCGACGCGATGGCGGATATCAACCGCGTGCCCCTGAAGACGGTCGGGCAGGCCGCGGTGACGGTGGGTGACATTGGGTCCGCCAAGGACGATACCATGATCCAGACCAACATCGTGCGCATCGACGGCCAGCGCTCGGTGTACGTGCCGGTGCTCAAGCAGGGAGGTGATACTAACACCATCAGCGTGGTGAACGGAGTCAAGGACATCCTCACCCATCTGCTGGACGTGCCCAAGAACCTGATCACCAACGCGGTCTTCGACCAATCTCTGTTCGTCAAGAGCGCCATCGAGAACTTGGCCCACGAGGGGTTGATTGGTCTTGTTCTGACCGGGTTGATGATTCTTATCTTCCTCGGTAGCGCCCGGGGAACCGGTGCGGTGATGCTGTCGATTCCGCTGTCGGCGCTGGCCACCTTCTTTGTGTTACAGCTAGGCGGTAGTTCCATCAACACCATGGTGCTCGGCGGCCTGGCGCTGGCGTTCTCCCGGTTGATCGACAACTCTGTGATCGTTTTGGAGAATATCTTTCGCCACTTGGAGATGGGGGAATCGCCGGCTGTGGCCGCTGAGGAGGGGGGCGCGAGGTGGCGCTACCGGTCCTAG
- a CDS encoding RraA family protein — protein MRTLPPEVLEALRPLGTSLIADAIETFRIRMANEGFIRSGVVQDLTPSLDPMLGYAATARVRTVHPPMKGAAFTENSAWWRYLTTLPEPRVVVLHDFNHRPGLGAFLGELHTAVHKALNCVGVVTNGAVRDLAAIRASGFRCFAGHISMTRCYAHVVEFGIPVEIGGLLIQPGDLLYGDSNGVIAIPLDHAARIPVVAADIRAKKQKTIELCRSQDFSLEKLEALTKAFGFLVAESGAQLAPDLEKPSDA, from the coding sequence ATGAGAACGCTCCCCCCCGAGGTCCTCGAGGCGCTGCGCCCGCTCGGCACCAGCTTGATTGCCGACGCCATCGAGACCTTCCGGATCCGCATGGCCAACGAGGGATTCATCCGCAGCGGCGTAGTCCAGGACTTGACGCCAAGCCTTGATCCCATGCTCGGCTATGCCGCAACCGCGCGGGTACGTACCGTACATCCGCCGATGAAGGGTGCCGCCTTTACCGAGAACAGCGCCTGGTGGCGCTATCTCACCACCCTTCCTGAGCCGCGCGTGGTAGTCCTGCACGACTTTAACCACAGGCCAGGTTTGGGGGCCTTCCTCGGCGAGCTGCACACTGCGGTGCACAAGGCGCTCAACTGCGTGGGCGTGGTCACCAACGGCGCGGTCCGCGACCTCGCGGCGATTCGCGCCAGCGGCTTCCGCTGCTTCGCTGGCCACATTTCGATGACCCGCTGCTACGCCCACGTGGTCGAGTTCGGCATTCCGGTGGAGATCGGCGGGCTATTGATCCAGCCGGGGGATCTGCTCTACGGCGATAGCAATGGGGTCATCGCCATACCTTTGGACCATGCGGCGCGAATTCCGGTGGTGGCGGCGGATATCCGCGCCAAGAAGCAAAAGACCATCGAGCTGTGCCGATCGCAGGATTTCTCCCTGGAGAAACTGGAAGCCTTGACCAAGGCATTTGGTTTCCTGGTGGCGGAGAGCGGCGCCCAGCTCGCTCCGGATCTGGAAAAACCGAGCGACGCCTAG
- a CDS encoding efflux RND transporter periplasmic adaptor subunit yields MSDLILKWFHEASHGTLSRGWPKKMLFRFGVIVLCAALVVAWLQFRAPSVGLADGGDKTPITAAVARVQRENLTKKLDIAAEFQPFQEVDVHAKVAGYVKQLNVDIGDRVTRGQVLATLEVPELQEDYARAKAAISRFRGEIAHAQSQIKRYEAIARQADVTYRRLASVNQESPNLVAQQEIDIANAQAQAAAAQVAAEQANRVVSQQKLAEAEAKLRRVQDLLDYSRVTAPFSGIVTKRYVSVGTMVQIGTASNTQALPVVRVSQVDQLRLVFPVPESAMAKVQPGAAVTVTVPALGKSFDARVWRYAASADDATRTMETQVLVENPSFELKPGMLASVGLVLEHSAQALTVPLEAVADSTTHPTVWVVTPDKRIEERQVTLGLQTATRYEVLSGLSENEQVIVAGRDRLKVGEAVEPKLIALE; encoded by the coding sequence ATGTCTGATCTCATTCTGAAGTGGTTCCATGAAGCCAGTCACGGGACACTTTCCCGCGGCTGGCCGAAAAAAATGCTCTTTCGGTTCGGTGTGATCGTCCTATGTGCGGCGTTGGTGGTCGCTTGGCTGCAATTCCGGGCGCCCTCGGTGGGGCTTGCCGACGGCGGCGATAAAACGCCCATCACCGCCGCCGTGGCCCGGGTACAGCGGGAAAACCTGACCAAAAAGCTGGACATTGCCGCCGAATTTCAGCCCTTTCAGGAGGTCGACGTTCATGCCAAGGTGGCGGGCTACGTCAAACAGCTCAATGTGGATATCGGCGACCGGGTGACTCGGGGCCAGGTGCTGGCCACCCTGGAAGTGCCGGAACTGCAGGAAGATTATGCCCGAGCGAAGGCGGCTATCAGCCGTTTCCGGGGAGAAATCGCCCATGCCCAGAGCCAAATCAAGCGCTATGAGGCCATCGCCCGCCAGGCTGACGTGACCTATCGGCGCCTCGCCTCAGTCAACCAGGAAAGCCCTAACCTGGTCGCCCAGCAGGAGATCGACATCGCCAACGCCCAGGCTCAGGCCGCGGCAGCCCAAGTTGCCGCCGAACAGGCGAACCGGGTGGTGTCGCAGCAAAAGCTAGCAGAGGCGGAAGCCAAGCTACGCCGAGTGCAGGATTTGCTCGACTATTCCCGGGTTACCGCACCGTTTTCCGGCATTGTGACCAAGCGCTACGTATCGGTGGGCACCATGGTGCAGATCGGCACAGCTTCCAATACCCAGGCGCTCCCGGTGGTGCGGGTCTCGCAGGTGGACCAGCTGCGCTTGGTGTTTCCAGTGCCCGAATCGGCTATGGCCAAGGTCCAGCCGGGGGCGGCGGTGACCGTGACCGTACCAGCCCTGGGCAAGAGCTTCGACGCTCGGGTGTGGCGCTATGCCGCTAGCGCCGACGACGCCACCCGGACCATGGAAACCCAGGTGTTGGTGGAGAACCCGAGCTTCGAATTGAAGCCTGGCATGCTCGCATCCGTGGGTTTGGTGCTGGAGCACAGCGCGCAGGCCTTGACTGTGCCCCTTGAGGCGGTGGCCGACAGCACGACCCATCCCACAGTGTGGGTGGTTACCCCGGACAAGCGCATCGAAGAGCGCCAGGTGACCTTGGGTTTACAGACGGCGACCCGGTATGAGGTTCTGTCCGGGCTTTCGGAAAACGAGCAGGTGATCGTTGCCGGTCGGGACCGGCTGAAGGTAGGCGAGGCGGTGGAACCGAAGTTGATCGCTCTCGAATGA
- a CDS encoding BatD family protein has product MPRLPGQREGKRPGLGIVLAALGLVWLWALAGPAAAARIAVSLDRNPVPLNESFTLTFSADELPDGDPDFAPLERDFEILGQAQSNRFSLSNGRASRRVEWQLTVMARRAGQVEIPPIAFGADRSEPFAVTIVPAAGQPREAGEGEILVEVDAEPKNPYVQAQVIYTVRVLSRVPFGEARISSPQVENALIEKLDDGPSHAGLSTRHGTQYRVTELRYAVFPQKSGRLRIEPMRLEVQLGGSGRALFGPFFGRATRTQRLSSEAVELEVRPIPAAFAGRHWLPAEGLELEDSWVGQPLQITSGEPITRNLILKAKGATVGLLPELNSRALPPTGAIKQYPDQPVLNEEKRQDGLLASRQEKTAFIVAQPGTYRLPALEVPWWNTRTDRMEVARLPERLLTVLPSATHPPPAEAVPSASKASAPAEPPPAVASEAPPRPAGPWFWLALGLGAGWLATGLAWWFSRRSPPPHPAPAGTVSERSLVMAVERACRADDPLAARQALWAWAARQWPDSPTGGAEELKRLGDGELGRELERLDRALYGRDAQPWQGEALWLKFRAQVAAGAAGDTAAELEPLYKS; this is encoded by the coding sequence GTGCCGAGGCTCCCGGGCCAACGGGAGGGAAAGCGCCCCGGGCTCGGGATAGTCCTAGCGGCCCTTGGCCTAGTCTGGCTCTGGGCGCTGGCGGGGCCGGCGGCGGCCGCCCGGATCGCGGTCAGCCTTGATCGCAACCCAGTACCCCTGAACGAATCCTTCACCTTGACCTTTTCCGCCGACGAACTGCCCGATGGCGATCCGGACTTCGCCCCGCTGGAGCGGGACTTCGAAATCCTCGGCCAGGCCCAGAGCAACCGGTTTTCCCTAAGCAACGGTCGCGCCAGCCGCCGGGTGGAATGGCAACTCACGGTCATGGCCCGGCGGGCGGGGCAGGTGGAGATCCCCCCCATCGCCTTCGGGGCGGACCGTTCCGAGCCCTTCGCGGTGACCATCGTGCCGGCCGCGGGCCAGCCGCGCGAGGCCGGCGAGGGGGAAATCCTGGTCGAGGTGGACGCGGAGCCCAAGAACCCGTATGTGCAGGCGCAAGTGATCTACACCGTCCGGGTGCTGAGCCGGGTTCCCTTCGGCGAGGCGCGCATCAGCAGCCCGCAGGTGGAAAACGCGCTGATCGAGAAGCTCGATGACGGTCCCAGCCATGCTGGACTCAGCACTCGCCACGGCACCCAGTACCGGGTGACGGAATTGCGCTACGCCGTCTTTCCCCAGAAGAGCGGGCGGCTGCGGATCGAGCCCATGCGCTTGGAGGTACAGCTAGGCGGGAGCGGTCGCGCCCTGTTCGGGCCCTTCTTCGGACGCGCAACGCGCACCCAAAGGCTGAGTTCCGAGGCCGTGGAGCTCGAGGTCCGCCCCATCCCGGCGGCCTTCGCGGGCCGGCACTGGCTGCCGGCGGAAGGGCTTGAGCTGGAGGATTCTTGGGTGGGCCAGCCGCTGCAGATCACCAGCGGTGAGCCGATCACCCGGAACCTGATCCTCAAGGCCAAGGGGGCGACCGTGGGACTGTTGCCCGAGCTCAATTCTCGGGCGCTGCCGCCTACGGGGGCCATCAAACAGTATCCTGACCAACCGGTGTTGAACGAAGAAAAACGCCAGGACGGTCTTCTTGCCAGCCGCCAGGAAAAGACCGCGTTCATCGTGGCCCAGCCCGGTACCTACCGGCTGCCGGCACTGGAAGTGCCGTGGTGGAACACCCGCACCGACCGGATGGAGGTCGCGCGCCTGCCGGAACGATTGCTCACGGTGCTGCCCTCCGCCACCCATCCACCGCCCGCGGAAGCGGTGCCTTCGGCCTCTAAGGCTAGCGCGCCGGCGGAACCGCCGCCCGCGGTGGCCAGCGAAGCCCCGCCGCGCCCAGCGGGCCCTTGGTTTTGGCTGGCGCTGGGGTTGGGCGCAGGTTGGTTGGCCACCGGGCTGGCCTGGTGGTTCAGCCGCCGCTCGCCGCCGCCCCACCCCGCCCCGGCGGGCACAGTCAGCGAGCGGTCGCTGGTGATGGCGGTGGAGCGCGCCTGTCGGGCCGACGATCCGCTGGCGGCCCGGCAGGCGTTGTGGGCCTGGGCCGCTCGCCAGTGGCCCGATTCTCCGACCGGCGGCGCGGAAGAGCTGAAACGCCTTGGCGACGGCGAGTTGGGGCGGGAACTGGAGCGCCTCGATCGAGCCCTGTACGGACGCGACGCCCAGCCCTGGCAGGGCGAGGCCCTGTGGCTCAAGTTTCGCGCCCAGGTCGCCGCCGGGGCGGCGGGCGACACCGCAGCGGAGCTGGAACCCCTCTACAAAAGCTAG